The Xiphophorus maculatus strain JP 163 A chromosome 5, X_maculatus-5.0-male, whole genome shotgun sequence nucleotide sequence ATCTGTTATTTGTAAAGACATTTTAGGCTAAATTGTACATCTTTGATCATGAGGctttaagctgtttttgttttgtttttcctcaggtGGTGTATTACATCTTTGCCATGGTGGGGATGGAGTTGttcaaaaacaaagtgaagttCTACGAAGACATCAGTCATCCTGAGAAGGCATACTGTGGAAACTCGTTACTGAAAGGCAGCACGTTTGCACAACTCAActactgcaaaaataatttcaataatgtGGTTTCCTCCTTTATCCTGCTGTTGGAGCTCACTGTTGTCAACCAATGGCACGATATCCTTTACAAAGTGCTGCCTGCAGGGCTTTCCCTCACTTTTTACAAGAACATATTTCAATTATCTTTAATTtagatttcatatttaaattcattttctttccttaatcCGATCCCACTGCTCGGCACCGGATTTGCCACAGTCACTCATAAATCAGCCCTGATCTTCTTTGTCCTCTTCCACGTCATGGTtgtgatcatcatcatcaagtaTGACCAGTTCTTACCAATCCTACTCGTCCGCATCATctccagcaacaaaaacaaataattttcatgtctgaacaCAGTTACTGAAATTAGTGTTGGTCAATGTAGGCAACAACATCTGGTGTTATTACCAAAGGGTAACGCTAAGTGTTGATTATAGGGAGACCATGTAAAAACTCAAGTTTTCCACAACCTCACCCATTAGTCAAATTTACTAATTAATTTTTAGAATGCAATTCAACATTACAATCAGCATTCTAGCTATTTGAAGTGTGCtgttataaaactaaaaacttttgaTTGCAAATTTCTGGTTTTACAACACATTTGATTCAaggttttttaaatttgatgccTCAGTAGTCGGTGAAAGTAAGAATTAGTGTCGACTTTTGAATTCTCACAATATTACGGTAGTTTTGTTTATCTTCATATGTTATTTTCAAACACTTGAACAGTTTTGAATTATTCCAGTAAATCAAATTTACAGAGTGGGTCGAATAATTCCATAATATAGATGatacaaataaagtttaacTGGATGTAGATCGAATTGCTTTCTGGATTTCTGTTGCAGCACATATAGAGGTGAACAATGCCATATTTACACaaagtaaaactgtttatcATCAGCATACAGGGAGATTTATTGTAGTCAGTGCCACCGATTGGGAAAACTTGCATCAGAAATCATCACTTTACTGAattgtacaagaaaaaaaaaaccctgccaTATAATTTTAAACCCAAATTCATTGGTTATCAGATTATTGGTAATTAAGCAAACtctaaatgtttcactttattcTGAATTTAAGTGTTGtaatttctgtcctttttttttgtaatgcaaCTTACTCTAAAACACATCCCTACGTATCTATTTTGTCTCCCTAGTACTTTGTATTTTAAGCATGTTTCACTCTCTGTTTTTCAGTATCTTTGTGGCGTTTGTTCTCGAGGCGTTCTTTGTGGAGTACTCTGTGGGTAAAGGTGATCTGCAAACATCTCTGGAGAGGAAGATTGAGGAACTGGAGCTCGCCGTGGCACAGTAATGTTATCTTGGTCTTAGTATGCTAGCGTGATTTGTACATAACACTGAAGGAGGCTTTTGGTTTTATCTGTATCACTGGATTATGGGATTGTGATTTATTCTGCACACTCTTTGCAGATTACTTGTGTTGAGGATGAGGATGGGAGAGCTGTATGTGACCGAGTAACTGATATGTTTCTGCTGAGTTGTGCTTTTATATCTTTACCTTTTCACCAGGGAGAAACTAGAGGACAATTTGGTCAACGCCATGGAAACCACTGACAACGACTTAGGATCTGGGCAGTCACCCACAGCAAACCTGCCTTCGCTACTATTTAAAGTTTCTTCCAAAAGtaagtttacaaaacagtatTACTTTTCAATGAGTTTCGATCCTTTCTACTTTTGAAAGTTTGCTGGTCTTCAGCTGTGCAGCATCCATTGTTTGttagaagaagaataaaaatgccTTGATATTTTTGAAGGGGAGTTTCTGACagagcagtttttaaagagacaaagacacAATTTCAAGGCGTTGAATATCTAAGTTAAATTTCTTAAGTAATATTTCACATAtatagcattttcataacaactgaagctgAAAACAGGTTCAGTCGTTTAcataacaactgaagctaaAATTGCACTATCAATATAAAATTGATAGTgcaattttataacacaatgtgcctggaaaatcaATAATAGTGCTCTTTTAACAGTACCTAGATTACAATGTCATCCTATCCGCTAATTTACTATGTGCCCACGtttatgtatgtttgttttgttttttcaggagaCTGAAAAGCTTGTTGACCAGTGGATCGTTTTATTATCTTGCAGGATACCGGACGGTGGATGCGTTGTTGCAGCGGATGTTCGAGGCGGACCTCGACCCAGAGGATTTTGCTGAGAACGACATTCCTGAAGACCAGGCTGGGAACTTTGCAAATCCAACATTTGGAGTAGCATAGACAATTCAGCACAACTTCATAGCATATACatatgaaaaaagagaaattgtatCATTAGACATTTTACATGTTGAAATGCGACGCTTAACCAGTGCAATGCATCAACTGTTTGATTGCATCATGACccgagttttatttttatacttgaatacaaaagcaaaatgtgtagaatgaaaacagatttgtatTTTCGCATAAAAGCATGTTTACATTGATGTCTTGTGTGTTGAAatatttgagggaaaaaaacagaacattgtaacttttttttcagatgaaacgAGCAAAcgtcttgcatttttatttgcactgaAAAAGCAAATGgcatgttgtatttattttctatacCAACAGGTTCATCTCAGTAAATGGCATTATCACCAAACTCTACATTTGAagaatttctaattttttttggcatttatttgaCTGGTTGTGGcaaattaaacatcacaa carries:
- the LOC111608660 gene encoding two pore calcium channel protein 2-like; its protein translation is MEKVVYYIFAMVGMELFKNKVKFYEDISHPEKAYCGNSLLKGSTFAQLNYCKNNFNNVVSSFILLLELTVVNQWHVLGTGFATVTHKSALIFFVLFHVMVVIIIINIFVAFVLEAFFVEYSVGKGDLQTSLERKIEELELAVAQEKLEDNLVNAMETTDNDLGSGQSPTANLPSLLFKVSSKRYRTVDALLQRMFEADLDPEDFAENDIPEDQAGNFANPTFGVA